Proteins found in one Brevibacillus brevis genomic segment:
- a CDS encoding family 1 encapsulin nanocompartment shell protein → MDKLRKYPDSPLTTEEWNQLDATVVDMARRQLVGRRFIDIYGPLGEGIQTITNDVYEESRFGGLSLRGESLEMTQPSRRVSMTIPILYKDFMLYWRDVAQARTLGMPLDMSAAANAAAGGALMEDDLIFNGAAEFDLPGLMNVKGRLTHLKSDWMESGNAFADIVEARNKLLKMGHSGPYALVVSPELYSLLHRVHKGTNVLEIEHVRNLVTDGVFQSPTIKGRSGVLVATGRHNLDLAIAEDFDSAFLGDEQMNSLFRVYECVVLRIKRPSAICTLEETEE, encoded by the coding sequence ATGGACAAGCTTCGTAAATACCCAGACTCTCCCTTGACGACCGAAGAATGGAACCAGTTGGACGCAACTGTCGTTGACATGGCTCGCCGCCAGCTGGTAGGACGTCGTTTTATCGATATTTATGGACCATTGGGTGAAGGCATCCAAACCATTACCAACGATGTATATGAGGAATCTCGTTTTGGCGGTCTCTCCCTGCGCGGAGAATCACTGGAAATGACACAGCCTAGCCGCCGTGTCAGCATGACGATTCCGATTCTGTACAAAGATTTCATGCTCTACTGGCGCGATGTTGCCCAAGCACGCACACTGGGTATGCCTTTGGACATGAGCGCGGCTGCGAACGCGGCTGCGGGTGGTGCACTGATGGAAGACGATCTGATCTTCAACGGCGCTGCGGAATTCGACCTTCCTGGTCTGATGAACGTAAAAGGCCGCCTCACTCATCTGAAGAGCGATTGGATGGAATCTGGCAATGCATTTGCCGATATCGTGGAAGCACGCAACAAGCTGCTGAAAATGGGCCACAGCGGTCCGTATGCACTGGTTGTTTCTCCTGAGCTCTACTCTCTCTTGCATCGCGTGCACAAAGGCACCAACGTGCTTGAGATCGAGCACGTTCGCAATCTGGTTACAGATGGTGTCTTTCAATCCCCTACCATTAAAGGCCGTTCCGGCGTATTGGTAGCGACTGGCCGTCACAATCTCGACCTGGCGATTGCAGAAGACTTCGACTCTGCGTTCCTCGGCGACGAGCAAATGAACAGTCTGTTCCGTGTGTATGAGTGCGTTGTATTGCGGATCAAGCGTCCAAGCGCCATTTGCACCT
- a CDS encoding IMEF encapsulin system ferritin-like cargo protein has product MQEITQLHAIFDRTRGYINSFMGVIQPIIDAATDEHTRLYYHHILEEEEQRMGRLQELVPYLEKLSAGKSLDQLSDRDLSQMLSDVNLERFGLHNFREHLELSLYEFKDDETRQLLDGMREKTHTDYLTVKEIMANISQRFSDAAHPDLTDHDEGHDIHQVDHLKASASAPHGVASVIKHSAPAVSGKKGLTVGSLKGM; this is encoded by the coding sequence GTGCAAGAAATTACACAGCTGCACGCCATTTTTGATCGCACCAGAGGTTACATCAACAGTTTCATGGGCGTTATCCAGCCGATTATCGACGCGGCAACGGACGAGCATACTCGTCTTTACTACCATCATATTTTGGAAGAAGAAGAACAGCGGATGGGACGCTTGCAGGAATTGGTTCCCTACCTGGAGAAGCTGTCAGCAGGAAAAAGCCTGGATCAGCTAAGTGATCGCGACCTCTCACAAATGCTGTCCGATGTGAATCTGGAACGTTTTGGACTGCACAATTTCCGCGAGCATCTGGAGCTCTCTCTGTATGAATTCAAGGATGACGAAACACGTCAGCTCCTGGATGGCATGCGTGAAAAGACGCATACAGACTATTTGACAGTCAAAGAGATCATGGCGAACATAAGCCAACGCTTCTCTGATGCGGCTCATCCTGATCTCACTGATCACGATGAGGGGCACGACATTCACCAGGTTGATCATTTGAAAGCCTCGGCTTCCGCTCCTCACGGTGTTGCTTCCGTGATCAAGCATTCCGCCCCTGCAGTTTCTGGCAAAAAAGGACTGACTGTTGGCAGCTTGAAAGGAATGTAA